TTCTCCCCGGCCCGCAGCCATGTTTTTTCGGACTTTCCAGTCAAATGCCGCCTTGAGTGCATTCTCTACTGCCAGTGCACCCCCTTCAATGAAGAAGGCATGTGGGAGGTAATCCGGAATCCCTATCTCATCAAAGACAGCCACAAACTCGGCGAACTCCTGAGCACAGATATCAGAAAGGGTGGGCTTGTTGACTGCCACTGTGGCCAGCCTGTCTTTATTGGCCAGCAGTACCGGATGGTTGTACCCCACGGTCATAGTAGCGAACATGGAAAACAGATCGAGATACTCTTTCCCCGTAATAGCATCAGTAATCCAGGAGCCGTGACTCTTCTCCAGATCAATCACTGGCTTTAGACCATCGATGAGCATATGACGTCTGAGTACCTTTCGAACGTCACCAGGTTCAATTGATCTTGTCATGTAGTCCTCAGTCCTTCCCTAGCGGTTATCGATTTGTGCCCGCTGTAGTTTACCGCTGTAATCGACATAGACGGTCTTTAGCTCGCTGAAAAACTCGTACACGGCCGCGCCTCCCTCGCGGTGGCCATTGCCTGTGTTCTTCACGCCTCCAAAAGGCATATGGCATTCAGCACCAATGGTGGGGCCATTGATATAGGTGATGCCGGCTTGAATGTCTCTCATAGCTGTGAAGGCAGCGTTGACGTCTCGGGTGTAGATGGATGAAGACAAACCATAATCCGTAGCGTTGAGCAGCTCAACGGCCTCGCTTAAATCCCTTGCCTTCATGACCGATAGCACCGGACCAAAAATCTCTTCATCGTGTATCTTCATACCGGGAACCACATCGGTGAAGATGGTAGGCTGATAAAAGGTGCCGTTATCTAGGTTTCCGCCGTTTGCATATTCACCCCCGAGAACGAGCTTGGCCCCCT
Above is a window of Candidatus Neomarinimicrobiota bacterium DNA encoding:
- a CDS encoding aldehyde dehydrogenase family protein, giving the protein SRLIIHEAIHDEFLERLVTATIALKLGNGLDESVDVGPVINEGARKKIHRYVQIGKQEGAKLVLGGEYANGGNLDNGTFYQPTIFTDVVPGMKIHDEEIFGPVLSVMKARDLSEAVELLNATDYGLSSSIYTRDVNAAFTAMRDIQAGITYINGPTIGAECHMPFGGVKNTGNGHREGGAAVYEFFSELKTVYVDYSGKLQRAQIDNR